Within the Pangasianodon hypophthalmus isolate fPanHyp1 chromosome 19, fPanHyp1.pri, whole genome shotgun sequence genome, the region GACAGTAAATCTTTTATGTAAAATCTACTGCAACACAAATTTCCTATTGTCTCTGAAGGAGCTGCCAACAGGGGATGCCTTGTCTGCACAGAACGGAagcatgtttgtgtgtcatgCATGGGTGCAGAATGTTCAATTTAGCACTGAGAGGAGTCGACTGCTCGTGTGTTTGTTTAGGTTTGGAGTGATGTTGCGATTGTGAAAGGTGGTGGAGAGCAAATGTTCTACTTGTTATGCAGTTGATGTCAGTCAGGCCTCCTGCCCAGTGTAAGCACCTGAAACATGGGTGTTTTCTGCCTGTTTATTAAGCATTTCCCCTCAAGCCAAATCATCCGCCTGCTTCGTCAAGTTTCTGGGCATATGCCAGCACAATTTGTCACCATAATGAAATGGAAAAGTGGATTtagacagagctgtgtgtttgccTTCGTACAGTAATAGTAGATATGCTATGATATTTAGTCTCTTCATCATagctgtattatttatttagcaaacgtgagtgttttatttcccagCACTCATACGGAtctacataaaaatgtattgcatgtatgtgtgtgtgtatttgcatgtttatgtgtatatgtatttatacgTCCATGCACATGCatctgttggtgttggtgtgatAACAGCAGGTGATGTGATTTCAGAACGTTCCAGACATGAATCCTGTGTGTCTTTGCAGCAAGCAAAGCCTGCATTTCACATATAGTTATGCAGAAATATGTTGCCAAGGTAACAAAGTCATGAAGGGCTGTGTGCAGATCCCCTTGAATTCCATGGAGGTGGTGAGAGAGTGGAAAAAATCATGCATGTGCCCATAACTGATTAATGCATTGATAAGAGGATGATTGTGTGTCATTTAGCTGTTGAACTGACTGAGGAGAGACGCTTTACTGAACATTTACTTTAGTGTGATTACTGGATTTATTCTAATGCCATACAATCAGAAAAGGCATAATGTATCAAAAGCTTATTATCATCAGGTTACAGGCAATTGTGTGTTAAGCGTCATGAATTCCAAATGTCAAGGTTAAATTTCAAAACAGCTCATTTGGTTAGTGAGACTGTGTAGATTGAACCATAATTAAATGTTAGGTATAATATCTTAAATTGCTAATATAATGTACATCACTGATGTTAAAGACTGAACAATTTGCCATTATCATTCATGCtctatgttatattatattgataGTCTTTTCTTAGTAGTCAATTCTTGTCAATTCTGTTATATTGATAGTCCTTGTCAATTCGCTGTAATGCACAAAGAATGATTGTTTTTGCTAATCAGTTCATATTTTACATAGGACATTGCAGCATTTGAACAGTTTCACCTGAATTCTATGGCAGGCCATGTTGGTCTAGTCTTGAGTGTTCTTTGGGCTCTACCATTTCAATTACTCTACTGTATTCTAGACAGCACTTTCCCAGAAGGAGTAATCACATTCAATATTAACGAGGATGTTCATTCAGAGCACATTTTCCTGCATTAATAATGCATATGCTTGAAATTGCCTCTGCATATATTATAATTCTGTTTATAATCCTCCTCCACAGGTATGCAAAGTCCAGTCACTGGACACATCAAAACCGTTTCTTTTCTGCCCTCACTGTAGACATATAATTggaaaatgaataatgtaaGAAAGACAAAGTTGATGCTCTTTTTATGTGGTAAAATATAATCACATCCTTGGTGTGTTTGCAGATTTGGTGTAGAGAGCTTCAGCCTGTACATACAAGCTGAATCTCTCCACActtacactcttagaaaaaaggtttcATCTAGGACTCTTTGGTTGTCCCATAAATGATTCTATGTAAAACCCTAAAAGagtgcatttcttttcttttagatAGAGTTCCAAGAACCATTAACTATACAATGGCCCCTTGAAAAGCCACTTAcagacaagtaaaaaaaaaaaaaaaattctttagtatttttaaaataaagtacaaaGCTGATGGAACGATATAGACATGTGACCTGTATAATCATGAAGTGATGATTACCTGATTGTATCTCTTTAACAGGTGAATATTGCCTGTTTCTGTCACAGAAAGCTGCAGCAAATGAAGACACCAAGCTTTTAGTCAAGTGTATCTTAAGTGGTTGACTCCTCTCCTATATGAGGGTAATTAAACTGAAATTCTCATTACCTTGGCCTCGGTAGATCAGTGCTAAAGTGGCAGTGCACCATATGGTAGGAGTAGTAATTACTGACCCTTTACGAACAGGATGAGCTCTGTTTATCTACAGCTGACTGAATCATAGCCCAAGAGCTAAGGAGCTTCTTGTCGGATTTCAAGAGAGGCTCTCGCCCCTGAtactcatgttttatttatgtgcCCTTATGGGACCGATTTGAGACTGTCACACAGCATGCTAAAGTTTGCAGCATTTTAATTCTTATAATGAGCAGAAGGAACAATGACCTGCCCTCCTCATGTGCATGAATTAATCAATCCTTAATTGACATCATAGCTTCCAGCAGTCATGTTAATACCCTAATCTGTTCAACACCATATTCCATGGTTGCATTTATCCATCCATAgcaatcatttacatttattcttttaaaatgttacgTGGCATTTATCTCTCCAGTGGCACATCTAGGTAAATAGGAAGACACAAATCTCCTGACTGCTGAGCCAAATTATTGCCAATTTAAACCCATTTGTCCTTTAACAGTCAATTAAAGTGATGTTCTGTAATCGGTGCAATGGTGGAGGCAGGCTCGCTTGCCTGTGTGAAATTTAAGGGCTGCTTGTATAAGCATGAGAGCTAGTGGGAAAGGGAGGGGAGCAGAGTCTCCTGGGACTAGAATGGCCTCTTTCATAGCCTTCTTGCCATTCCTTTGAACAAACAGAAGACCTCTGAGAGCCTATACTTGCAAGAGATCCCCTTTCTTACTCAGTGCTGCCGTGGGAGCTGAAGATTAACacttctaaaaataattacCACACAACCTTCACTGCTGCAGGCTTATTCAGCCATGAAATATATTACCTCCACCTAGCAAGAAAGAACATGAGCTCATCTCTCCATACTGGAGATAACATCAGAATGAAATAGTATTGACACTGCAGCTTTCTGATCGCCTCTTTGTTAGACCCCATGATGTATCGATGCCTGTCTTCTAGTCTGTAACCTCAAATCTTGCCAATGGATTTCATGTGACACACAGTTCAGTAacttaaatatcattaaataaagactgttttataataaagataatttattttacagtgcaaaaaatatattagcAAGTGATGATATAttgaataaaagaaatgttatctaatatttctcattatgagtttattatatactgtaacaaatataagaccattaagcctatttctagacatattttattgtcatattgTATTGGCAGATAATTATGCTTCGTTCTGCAAATAAACAGctgaaatgagcaaaattatctgccaacagaataagatcattttaaacttgaaatgagtaaaaaatatcCAGAATTAGGCTTAATGAtctaatatttgtttaaaaagcaatctaataaagagaaatattaattgaatttgcctatatttgagatattttacttgctaagatatcatttttgcagtgtacagATTGAAAATGCAGAGATTTGTTTTCCCCCCAACTGGGCTACTTTTGTGCATTGTGCATATAAATTGTGCTTGGGCTGTTAAACAAAATCTGTGCTGGTATGGCATGATTTGGGTGGATTTAAAGAGTAATTGCTTAATTATGAATCTAAAACTGCTCTCCACACCCAATTACCCAATTTACATATGATTTATTCACAGTTTTATTAAGATTGCCACACCCCCTAAATTGTATAACATTAGGTCCCATTACAAGTACTTGAAGGTTCACTGTGCAGTTAATAAACAAATCCTGGCACCTACCTACTATTAAATAAGATGATGATTTCTGTACAGTGTACGTTGCTGTAGCATTATTCAGGGATTAACGCTGTCGTAtcgtgtttttgtgtgtatctgGATGGGTTTAGAACATATATTGACCAGAAATCATTACACTAATCTCACAACACTGATAATGGAGCGTAATCAGGAACAATATTGACTACAGGGTGagttttagaaaataaatatttatattcactAAATGTTCTGCCTATTATTCCTAACTAATGATGACATGTCAGATTAATTACTTTGGCAAGCTTCATTGTTTAAATATCAGATGAAAACAAAGAGgcttttgacattttattttacacaacatAACATGTTTATACAGGATGTACTGTATGGATTACTCCATATAACAAAGTAATATACATGTCAACTGCATTATTTAGTATATGCAGAAAATGgtattttgtttgttcttaaaaaaaaaacaaaaacaaaaaaaaacaaaaaaaaaaaacattgatcagtctgttgcctttttttcccccactatGTAAGAGTGCCATGTCCAAGACAGAAACCAAATACTTTTAAAAGGTTTGAGTTTTTAGTCTGacctataataataaaatggtcTGTAAGTCTACCAAAACCAGTGTGATAAGGTTGTAAAAAACCTAATTAAAGTGTGCTTTCTAGAACCCATTCTGACCTGGACAGTGAGTCTTTTCCATGGATTTTGGCTGAAACGTCTAACTGGGGAAGATCTCCACCGCTCATGGACAGACTACGTTTGGAGCGAAGGCTGCCAGTCTGCTGTGGGAGACTCCCATAGCTGGTCTGCTTACAGGAGTCTACATTTAGAGAGTGTCTGcgactcactctcatacacccCACTGGAACAGTCATGTAGCGTGAGGACTCAAGCTGTACCCTTCTGGGCACTGGCATCACTGTAGTGGAGTAGGCTCGTATTTGGGCAGATTTGGGACGCACCTTGGCTGAGTTGTTTTTGTTGGTGTTGTCAAGCTCCACACTGATCTGTGTGTCTGGTTTTTGAGGGCCTGCAGGTTTGTGTGAGGCAGCATGCATGGGACGCTGGGAGTTTGGGGAGGCAGGATGCCAGCTATGACTGGCAGCAGAGGTAGTAACGGTGCAGTCAGGAAGGGCAGGTTTAGAGGGCCGAGGCCCAGGCATAGTTCCTAATGTGGGCATTGACTCCAGCTGTGGGGAAACCTTCCGACACGCATCCATCTCCACACCCAGAACCTGCTTGGACATGGACTTGATGATTCCGCAGACCTGCAGCTGCTCGCTCCTGGACTGAGAACGAATTTCTCCCAGCTCTACTCCCTTGTCCTCTCCCTCCTGGTTGCACACTCGATAACGTACAATAAGGAAGATGATGAAAGACAAGACTGAGGCCACAATGATACCTCCAATGATGACTACAATGGTTCCTCCAAGGAACTGCGATTGCATGAAGTGGCACCGGAGGTACTGGGGCTCTGTTGCAAAGTGAACACACCCCACCACGCGGGTAGCTGTAAGAGTGGTCATTGCATCATCATAAATTGCAAGCACACAGAGGTCATACGATGTCCCAGCTGCCAAGTTGTTCACCAGGATGCTTTTACTGGTTGGAGGGATCATTCTGCAAGGACAAATGGTTTAGAAGATCAGCAAAATCTGAAAATCAGTACTCTGGTACTTAGAACTCATTGGGCTCAActgaagtgtaaaaaaaagtgaaacaaattatgaaaatattaatacaataGCCTGAGAATTCCTTGGTGGTCATAAACCTGAATTTCCTTTCATGAACCACATAACCTCTGTGGACTGCTATCCCACAGTCCTCACTACTTCCACAATCAGAGACTCTGTGGAGTCTCTGAACACTATTTAGCTTGATAAGAATCATGGTTTATGGTTTGGAACTATTTCAAGTGGTGTGTGAGTAATTCTACATTTctatattgttttaatttttaatcaacTCTTACTCCTTGAAACAACACACTAGTATATGTAGTGTTCTACACATATTCTACACAGTTTTGTTGCTTCCAAAATGCCATTACACTGAAATGAAGAACGGTCATCACATATAGCTATTTGTATGCATAATGATAACTGTTGTAAAATGTCAAACTTATAGTCTTACCTGTAGACTAGCGAATCATCATAGGTGCCATTGTATTGGATTTGGAACATCCGAATCCCTGGTATATTCCGTTGTAAGTTAAACTTCACCAGAGCAGAGGAGGATGTAATTTCAGAAATCATCACCCGTTTTTCCTGACCAGCCTTTGTGCTGCCAATGACAGTGCCACCATCTCCACCTGATTTGGTGGATGTAGCAATATCTGAGGAGCCGGGATCTGGCTCCTGTACTAAGCTTGTGTCATTAGTGAAATGTGGCAGTTTGATGATAACTAGCTGAACAGTCTGCTGTGCTTCTCCAGAAGGGTTGGATGCCACACATGTGAACGATCCAGAGTCTTTCACTGTGCTGATGAGGATATCTAGTGTCCCATCATTGTGCACCACTGTTCGGGTTGAGTTGGATACTAGTCTACCGTCAGGGGCAATCCAATGAATAACAGGATCTGGGTCACCCCGTGCTTTACAGCGCAGAGTAACATGTTGGCCTTCTAATGCCCGGGTCTCCTGGGAATGACGTGTGATGAGAGGAGGCTCACACAGGAACTCCTCTTCAGACACCGTCCAGAAGTAACGTCCCGAGAGATGCTGTGGAGCAGCGCAAGTCTCCAGGTCATCCTCACGCCGCAGTCTCCTTAACCACAGCAACTCGCAATTGCAGCGTAATGGGTTCCCCCCAAAGCTCAATGCAAATGATGACGGACCCAAAACGCCTGATGTGGCCAAAACACCTGCACGCTGGAAGACTGGATCAGGTGGAAGCTTCTGAAGCTTGTTGGAAGTGACATCCAGACGTTTTAGTTTCATGAGGCCTGAAAATGTGCCCTCAGGTATATAGTCTATCATGTTGTGGTCCAGACTTAAGGTGTGCAGGCTTGTCATGTGCTGGATGGCCACCCATGGGGCACTCTCTAGATTGTTGTAGGAGAGATCAAGCTCTTCAAGGGCCAGGAGGTCGTTAAACGCTCCTATGTGAATATACGTGAGCTGGTTGTTGTTCAGAATGAGATGATGGAGCTTGGACATCCCGCTAAAGGTGTCGTTTGTGATTCGTGTCAGACGGTTGCTGTCCAAGTGCAGGGCACGCAGGTTCTCCAGATCATTGAAAGCATGAGGTGTGATAGAGCCTATTGTGTTCCTAGAGAGTGTCAAGTCTACAAGCTTGGTCATGTTGGCAAAATCCTTCCGTTTGACAGTTGTGATAAAATTGTCACCAAGTCGGAGTTCTACTGTGTGTCTGTCAATGTCTGGGGGAACAAAAAGCAGCCCCTTTTTGTCACATAAGGTGGCTAAGTTGGGAGGCAGCACTTGACAAATGCAACGTTTGGGACATATTTGGATCTTCTGGGCTTTTATTGCCATGATCATGAccatcaaataaacaaatagggCCTCCATCTGTGTTCGCTGTTGTAATACCACCCCTGTGAAGAGAGATGAACCAGAACTGTCTCAGTGTGTAATTCAGGTCTATATAGTACACAGAACAGCATAACATTACCTATAACTCTGAGGTGCAAAAGACTTCCTAATATTTCGTACAGAGGTCAAGCTATGATGaagaatgttccacaacaacatttttttttgttataaataataaagtgtcaAAAGTAAGAAtgagaaaatacacaaaattgGGCCTGGTGCAGATAAACTGAAACCCCTGCTGTACTGATGCAGGGTTTTGGTATAATGCTTAGCCTTTCATCTTTGTATATAAAGGGATGAAAGACTCCTCTGGCCATCCAGTTACTCATTGAAATTAGGCTGATGTCTCCAAAGATCATTTGGAGACAAAGAGAAGGGATCAGCACAGAGGGAGACATGGTTCTCTTCATATTGATTTTCCATAGTGCTTCACTGCTGCTCAAGTTTCTGACTATACAAACGTGAAGAGGGATAAAGTATATGACTCAATGATTCTTGCCAGAGATATAACCTTGACAAGGATATAACATTTAACACAGCCTAAAATTATGAGTGGTGAAATTATGGAATGTTCACAAGACCATTTTTGGTAGgtcatatatattatatgtgcTTATTATTTTTCCTAAGGTAAGTATTTTCATACTCTAGTTCCTACATGTTCTGTAAAATATTCAGAGTGCATTATATTTTAGTAGCTTTAGCAGTTTTGTTACTGTTGATGTATGAATATTCTAATAATCTGGATATCTAACTAAGACAGGTGCCATCAAGGGAAACAGGTCTTTAACTATAGTCACAAGTGTCTTAACTTAACACTAGCTGTCAGCTGAAATGCCAACTGCCATGTATCATGGTCACAATCATGAGGGACTTATCAGATCGCAATGTTGCTATCAATGTGTAAAATCAGACACAAAGCAGAGCTATCCTGACACATACAATAAAAAATCTTAAAGGGCTCAACTCAAATGTTTCCGATtaggaccaaaaaaaaataaatcttgcaTGATAAAACTTCCTCTACAGCCCCGTCTCATTACATTTAGAAATGTTCTGCTTCTGACCAAGCGAAAGAGCTActattttgtgtttctgtgaatATATGTGACATTTTGCCACATTATGTGacctataataaatataacagttCACACATGAATTGAGCTGTGATGTAATTGTTCAATGAGCTGATTATAACGCTCTTTTAGCACGTCAAATGCCCTTCACATCATGCCACTTTATT harbors:
- the lrfn5b gene encoding leucine-rich repeat and fibronectin type-III domain-containing protein 5, whose amino-acid sequence is MEALFVYLMVMIMAIKAQKIQICPKRCICQVLPPNLATLCDKKGLLFVPPDIDRHTVELRLGDNFITTVKRKDFANMTKLVDLTLSRNTIGSITPHAFNDLENLRALHLDSNRLTRITNDTFSGMSKLHHLILNNNQLTYIHIGAFNDLLALEELDLSYNNLESAPWVAIQHMTSLHTLSLDHNMIDYIPEGTFSGLMKLKRLDVTSNKLQKLPPDPVFQRAGVLATSGVLGPSSFALSFGGNPLRCNCELLWLRRLRREDDLETCAAPQHLSGRYFWTVSEEEFLCEPPLITRHSQETRALEGQHVTLRCKARGDPDPVIHWIAPDGRLVSNSTRTVVHNDGTLDILISTVKDSGSFTCVASNPSGEAQQTVQLVIIKLPHFTNDTSLVQEPDPGSSDIATSTKSGGDGGTVIGSTKAGQEKRVMISEITSSSALVKFNLQRNIPGIRMFQIQYNGTYDDSLVYRMIPPTSKSILVNNLAAGTSYDLCVLAIYDDAMTTLTATRVVGCVHFATEPQYLRCHFMQSQFLGGTIVVIIGGIIVASVLSFIIFLIVRYRVCNQEGEDKGVELGEIRSQSRSEQLQVCGIIKSMSKQVLGVEMDACRKVSPQLESMPTLGTMPGPRPSKPALPDCTVTTSAASHSWHPASPNSQRPMHAASHKPAGPQKPDTQISVELDNTNKNNSAKVRPKSAQIRAYSTTVMPVPRRVQLESSRYMTVPVGCMRVSRRHSLNVDSCKQTSYGSLPQQTGSLRSKRSLSMSGGDLPQLDVSAKIHGKDSLSRSEWVLESTL